A single Candidatus Goldiibacteriota bacterium DNA region contains:
- a CDS encoding GAF and ANTAR domain-containing protein — protein sequence MEIETLTKISKTIVSGQYLEEILNLVATLTAQMTDSKICSIMLVDEEKQELKIIATQSLSKEYRDKNPLKVGEGISGHAVQTKKPVAVYDIQAEPRYFYKEIMKKEGMKSMLAVPMEVRGKVIGVIDVYTVVKHKYTAEEISILSAVANQAAISIDNMNLKEEALMAKEALETRKLIERAKGVLMKNGKLTEDQAHKAIHKKSMDSRKSMKEIAEAILLASEMQK from the coding sequence ATGGAAATAGAGACGCTTACCAAAATAAGCAAGACAATAGTGTCCGGCCAGTATCTTGAAGAGATACTTAACCTTGTGGCCACATTAACCGCGCAGATGACGGATTCTAAAATCTGCTCTATAATGCTTGTGGATGAAGAGAAGCAGGAGCTTAAAATAATAGCCACGCAGTCGCTAAGCAAAGAGTACAGGGATAAAAATCCGCTTAAAGTGGGCGAAGGCATATCAGGACATGCGGTTCAGACAAAAAAACCGGTAGCGGTATACGATATTCAGGCGGAACCAAGGTATTTTTATAAAGAAATAATGAAAAAAGAGGGCATGAAATCAATGCTTGCCGTGCCTATGGAAGTCCGCGGCAAGGTTATAGGGGTTATTGATGTTTACACCGTGGTTAAACACAAATATACGGCGGAAGAAATAAGCATATTAAGCGCGGTTGCCAACCAGGCAGCTATAAGTATTGATAATATGAATCTAAAGGAAGAAGCGTTAATGGCAAAAGAAGCGCTTGAAACCCGTAAGCTGATAGAACGCGCCAAAGGCGTTCTGATGAAAAACGGAAAGTTAACGGAAGATCAGGCGCACAAAGCCATACATAAAAAGTCAATGGACTCCCGCAAGAGCATGAAAGAAATCGCCGAAGCTATCCTTCTTGCCTCCGAGATGCAGAAGTGA